TCGAAACGACCTCCAACATTCTGCGGCTTACCTCGCGGTTGACCGGGATGCGATTTTCGGCGATTTCCAAGATGACTGACACGCATTGGGTGGCGTGCGCGGTGCATGACGAGCTGCAATTCGGCCTGGAGGCGGGCGACGAATTGCTGGTTGAGGCCACGTTATGCAATCAGCTGCGCGGCAATCGCACCTCGATCATCATCGAACATGCCAGCCGGGACCCGGTGTTCTGGGAGCATCCGCTGCCCAAGGAGCACGGTTTCGAGAGTTACATATCGCTGCCCATCGTGTTCTCGGACGGCCGCGTTTTCGGCACCTTGTGCGCACTGGATACATTGCCCAGGAAGCTTGAGAACACGCCAATGATCGAAATCCTCACCATCTTCACCCGTCTCATCGGCACGACGCTGGAGTTGCAACGCAACAGCGCTTGAGTGCAGAGGCTTGGCCGGCACTTTTCAATGCCTCTATAGGGGGCGGGAAGGTGCGCTCTTTCCCTTTTGGCTGTAGGAAGTGGCCTATCTTGATGCCCAGCGCTTGAAACACCCCTCGGTGCGCAATAGCCTCGGATTTTTCCGAAAAAATGAGGCCCACCTTGGGAAAGCGAAAAACGGTTTGGCCGACAGACCGCGAAATACGCCTGCGCTTTATCCTCTTCGCCGTGATCGATGCCGCGAGTGTTCAGGGCGTTGGCGCCGATGTGTTGCTGCCCGCGCATAAATTGCTGCGTGAGTCGCCTACAGCAGCGCAGTTGCTGGAGACGCTGGGTGAGATCCTTTCCGCCGATGAAATGTACGGGTTCAGGTTTACTCCGGGGTCGGAAGCGGAAGAATTGATGCGCAAGCTGGAGGTGCCCAGCCCATAAGGAGCAGTTGTTAGATCGTTTATTTCCTTCTGGTTGGATGACATTCCTTGATCGAATATCCATGACGTCGTTTAACGCCAGATAGCGGCAACCAGTCGCGTAGTAGCTTCGTAATCGACGGCATAGCATCCTTTGCAGCTGTTTCAATCGACTAAGCTTCCCTCCGAACATCCGATATTGCTGCTCTGCCGGCGTCTTGCGCCGTTGCCTGGCGTCTCTAGAATCGGCGCCAGAACTTAGCCATTTCCTGTCGATTACGGAGTTTCGAACATGATGAATGCAATGCAGATGCCGATGAACACTTCCATGCCTATGATGCCGATGATGGGCATGCCGATGATGATGGCAACCATGAAATGCGAAATGGCCGGCGACGCCATGATGTGCACCATGAAGCCGGCAGCCGGCATGGACATGGCTCAGTTCAAGACCAACGCCGAAATGATGGCGATGATGATGAACTGCGGCATGCCGATGATGATGCAGTGCGCCAATATGTCGATGATGTGCATGTCCGCCGACGCCATGGCCATGATGTCGGGCATGAACATGCAGATGATGCCGATGATGGGCATGCAGATGCCGATGATGAAGTGCGTGATGGAGTGCACGATGCAGGCTGATGGCATGCAGTGCAAAATGATGCCGATGCCAGGCATGAGCATGGCGATGATGACCAACTGCTGCATGCTGATGAACAAACTGATGAACGACTGCGCCATGCCAATGATGATGAGCTGCAACGGCATGCCGATGATGTGCTGCACCTGCTGACAGGTCCCGCGCAATAAAAAACGCCCCGATCATTCGGGGCGTTTTGCATTTCAGTCCAGGCGTTCGGGGTAAGTGATCACCAAAAACGCCACCGCTTCGCTGTCCGCCGGGTTGCGATAGCGGTGCGGCTGGTCGGCGTAGAACAGGATCGAATCGCCGGTGGAGAGCAGGTAGCGCTCATCGTTGACGCTGACCTCCAGCACACCCTGGGCCACCACCAGGTTTTCCTGGATGCCGGGGCCGTGGCCATCGGAGACTTCCTCGCCCAGCGCCCGCAGGCGGATCTCATAGAATTCGGACTGGCGCGCCGTATCGTAGGGGAATAACGCACGGCTGGTAAACGCGCCATCGGCACTCACCAGGCGTTTGCTCTGTTGCGCCGGTAGCACCTCCACCCCTTCAAATGCGCGATCCTCCGGGAACGCCGCCACCGAGACTTTCAAACCCTTGGCGATTTTGCACAACACCTTGATCGACGGCACGCTGCGCCCGGACTCGATCTGCGCAAGCATCGCCCGGCTTACGCCGCAGGCGCGTGCCAGGCCGTCGAGTGACAGATGACGCTTGCTGCGCAGACGTTGCAGGTTGTGCGCGACGCACAGGCTGATCACATCGTCGTCAGTATTCGGTTTGGGCAGGGGATCAGGCGGTTCGGGCAGCACGTGCAGGAAATTCACTGGCCTTACGCCCGGCGGGTATCGCTGGACGGGGCGGCCTGTGCGGTAAACACCGCGAGCCCGGCACGCGCCGCGTACATCGCCCACATCAGCTCGGCCGCTGTACGTGCCTGGCGGCGTTTGCGGTGAAGCGTGAAGTCGATGACGGTGGCGGTTGCTTGCATGGGGGCAGTCTCATGGGTGGTTCAGTGGGCCCACAGTAATACTTGCCGGTTATTTCTTTAAATACTGAGTTTGCATGTGGTAATTCGATTTCGGACTTAGCAACTAAATCGGCTCCTACACTGTTGTGGGAAGGGTCTGGTCCTTTAATTAGGCGTGACCTGGCGGGCGTCCCTGTCTTCCCATCACTGTTCGCGTGGCCGGCTGGCCTGCCACGCCCCCGAATTCCAAGGACCCACCCCATGCTGCTGCGTCAACCTCCGCTGTTTTTTGCTGCCCTGACCTTAAGCTCACTGGTGCAGGCCGAAGCGCTGCAATTGGCCCCGGTCGAAGTCACCAGCAGCGAAGCCAGCGCCGGCGAAGTGGCCCAGGCGCAGCTTGCGAGCGTGCCCGGCGCCACCAATTACATCGACATGAACAGCGTGCAGCAGGGGCGGGTGAGCACCAATGAAGACGTGTTCAAGTACCAGCCCGGGGTGTACGCCAAGGCGGCGAATAATGAAGGCGTGAAGTTGTCCATTCGCGGTTCGGGCCTAAACCGCAGCCCTGGCTCCCACGCCTCGGGGCTGTATGAAATGTTCGACGGCTTGCCGCTGACCGGCCCTGGTGGCACGCCCTACGAACTCAAGGACCCGTTGTGGCAAAGCCGCGTCGAAGTGCTGCGCGGCGCCAACGGCTTTGACCAGGGCGCGCTGGCCCTCGGCGGTTCGGTCAACTACGTGACCCGCACCGGCTATGACGCGCCCAAGCTGCAGGTGCGCTACGAAGCCGGCAGTCGTGGTTATGCCCAGCGCGAGATCAGCTCGGGCCAGGTGCTGGGGGATGCCGACTACTACATCAGCCTTACCGACTCCGAATCCGACGGCTATCAGCACCAGAGTGCCGCCACCGGCAAGGGGGTTGCGGCCAACTTTGGTTACCGCTTCAGCCCGGCACTGGAAACCCGTTTCTACTTGCGCTACCGCGAAACCACCAACGACACCCCGGGCAAACTCACCCGTGCGCAGATCAGCCACGACCCGCGTGCCGCCAACAGCCTCAACGCCGCCCGCGATTCCAAGCGCTTGCAACCCGGCTCCACCTGGATCGCCAACAAAACCACCTTGCAGCTGGACGACAACTCGCGCCTCGAAGCCGGGCTGGCCTACCACGATTACCCGATGGACCTGCGCGAAGGCACCAACCGCCTCAAGGTGGCCTACACCGATATCAGCAGCACCCTGAACTATATCCGCCAGGACACGCTGTTCGGCCACGACAGCAAAACCACCCTCGGCCTGCGCACCACCCAGGCGATGCCCAACAATGGCGCCTCGGAATACGTGCGCACGCCGGCCGGCAACACCGCAGGCTACGCCCCCGGCACCAAGACCCGCGACTACAGCTACCTGGGTTCTGACACCGTGCTGCACATCGGCAACGACCTGGAACTGGCCCAGGATTTGTGGCTGACCACCGGCCTGGCCGCGATCTACACGCGCCGCGAAACCCAGGTCACCTACCCCGAAGGCCAGGCGCCGCTCAGCCAGCATGATTGGGATTACGCCCCGCGTATCGGCCTGCGTTACGACTTCAACCCGCAATTGCAGGTGTACGGCAACCTGAGCCGCTCGGTCGAGCCGCCGC
The genomic region above belongs to Pseudomonas poae and contains:
- a CDS encoding GAF domain-containing protein; the protein is MDAITEIETTSNILRLTSRLTGMRFSAISKMTDTHWVACAVHDELQFGLEAGDELLVEATLCNQLRGNRTSIIIEHASRDPVFWEHPLPKEHGFESYISLPIVFSDGRVFGTLCALDTLPRKLENTPMIEILTIFTRLIGTTLELQRNSA
- a CDS encoding XRE family transcriptional regulator, with product MPKPNTDDDVISLCVAHNLQRLRSKRHLSLDGLARACGVSRAMLAQIESGRSVPSIKVLCKIAKGLKVSVAAFPEDRAFEGVEVLPAQQSKRLVSADGAFTSRALFPYDTARQSEFYEIRLRALGEEVSDGHGPGIQENLVVAQGVLEVSVNDERYLLSTGDSILFYADQPHRYRNPADSEAVAFLVITYPERLD
- a CDS encoding TonB-dependent receptor; the encoded protein is MLLRQPPLFFAALTLSSLVQAEALQLAPVEVTSSEASAGEVAQAQLASVPGATNYIDMNSVQQGRVSTNEDVFKYQPGVYAKAANNEGVKLSIRGSGLNRSPGSHASGLYEMFDGLPLTGPGGTPYELKDPLWQSRVEVLRGANGFDQGALALGGSVNYVTRTGYDAPKLQVRYEAGSRGYAQREISSGQVLGDADYYISLTDSESDGYQHQSAATGKGVAANFGYRFSPALETRFYLRYRETTNDTPGKLTRAQISHDPRAANSLNAARDSKRLQPGSTWIANKTTLQLDDNSRLEAGLAYHDYPMDLREGTNRLKVAYTDISSTLNYIRQDTLFGHDSKTTLGLRTTQAMPNNGASEYVRTPAGNTAGYAPGTKTRDYSYLGSDTVLHIGNDLELAQDLWLTTGLAAIYTRRETQVTYPEGQAPLSQHDWDYAPRIGLRYDFNPQLQVYGNLSRSVEPPHAWSMIWGSNKYFTSGAAKGLAREGVSLKNQTATTLEFGGRGEASFGQWDLALYRSEVRHELLSVETQGQTSTSNAIIAESNASPTVHQGVELGLLSPLWDGGRSGQLALRQAYTFSDFHYRDDDRFGDNTLPGIPKHYYQAQLRYSHPTGFYTSLNTEYSSRVAVDYANSYYAASYTLLGATFGYDAPKQDWQAWVDLRNLTNRRYANTVTPGYDDKGLDVARSTPADGRGIYTGVSWSWR